One Festucalex cinctus isolate MCC-2025b chromosome 1, RoL_Fcin_1.0, whole genome shotgun sequence genomic region harbors:
- the LOC144011985 gene encoding uncharacterized protein LOC144011985 has protein sequence MKEVKIACHPITSLQSVKQGDADTTSGKRNQTMGAKVLATNIDEKDVITCVFCEKKGHTLHTCRTFMKDEVPKRTSFVKENKLCFGCLKPGHYSKKCSSRSECDVCHKRHPTCLHEDRVKVDKNPTQTKEKQSQGQEEPECVPPEQTTTVAIAHRAIVGEAGTITSAILPVWLSTTTCPAEEVLVYALLDSQSDSTFILSEVADTLKAKKDHIKLKLTTMTTTSTVNSQKVNNLQIRGYYSRKKISLPPAYTREFIPANRDHIPTNENAKAWSHLEHLQERIAPLLDCQVGLLIGYNCSQALLPREVVSGKVNQPYAQRTDLGWSIVGCGSPCVDYGDAIGISHHMEVRQVTPNIESSTSFRTEVHYVSRIKVKEVTATEIIKVIESDFSERAKEENPISQDDLKFLSKPKESITQKVNGHYEMPLPFREERPELPINKTSTKPEQWSYIASHKFVSQRRSHQRECKVGEVSKDDQELHKRFLCCTETKEERSLRDNLKKFLDWTISPQAVARVKRMTKHNGFKQRTNVYKYRRKDRSCQK, from the coding sequence atgaaagaagtaaAGATTGCCTGTCATCCAATCACCTCTCTGCAGTCAGTCAAACAAGGAGACGCAGACACCACAAGTGGAAAAAGGAACCAGACCATGGGAGCAAAGGTTCTAGCTACAAACATAGATGAAAAGGATGTCATTACATGTGTCTTTTGTGAGAAGAAGGGACACACCTTGCATACATGCAGAACATTCATGAAAGATGAAGTTCCAAAAAGAACAAGCTTCGTTAAAGAAAATAAGTTGTGTTTCGGTTGTCTCAAGCCTGGGCACTACTCAAAGAAATGCAGCAGCAGAAGTGAGTGTGATGTGTGCCACAAGCGGCACCCAACCTGCCTGCATGAGGACAGAGTCAAGGTTGACAAGAatccaacacaaacaaaagagaAGCAAAGTCAAGGTCAAGAGGAACCTGAATGTGTCCCTCCTGAACAAACTACTACAGTCGCCATAGCACATAGAGCAATTGTTGGTGAGGCTGGCACGATTACCTCTGCAATACTTCCTGTCTGGCTCTCAACTACAACTTGTCCAGCTGAAGAAGTCCTCGTGTATGCACTGCTGGATTCTCAGAGCGACTCAACTTTCATTCTCAGCGAAGTAGCTGACACGTTGAAAGCCAAAAAAGATCATATCAAGCTCAAGCTGACTACAATGACGACAACTTCAACAGTAAATTCACAAAAGGTGAACAATCTACAAATCCGTGGCTATTACTCAAGAAAGAAAATCTCCCTACCACCAGCCTATACTAGGGAGTTCATTCCAGCAAACAGAGATCACATCCCTACAAATGAAAATGCGAAAGCCTGGTCCCACCTGGAGCACCTTCAGGAAAGGATTGCGCCTCTTCTGGACTGTCAAGTAGGCCTGCTAATCGGGTACAACTGCTCACAAGCACTTCTACCAAGAGAAGTTGTTTCCGGCAAAGTAAACCAGCCCTACGCGCAACGCACAGACCTAGGATGGAGCATTGTGGGATGTGGAAGTCCCTGTGTGGACTACGGAGATGCCATCGGAATAAGTCATCATATGGAAGTGAGACAAGTGACACCAAATATTGAGTCTTCTACCAGCTTCCGTACAGAAGTACACTATGTAAGTCGAATTAAGGTAAAAGAAGTAACAGCTACAGAAATTATCAAGGTCATCGAATCCGACTTCTCAGAAAGAGCGAAGGAAGAGAATCCCATCTCACAAGACGACCTGAAGTTCTTGTCAAAGCCAAAGGAGAGCATCACGCAGAAGGTGAATGGTCACTACGAGATGCCCCTTCCGTTTAGAGAGGAACGACCAGAGTTACCAATCAATAAGACCAGCACGAAGCCTGAACAGTGGTCCTACATTGCTTCTCACAAGTTTGTTTCGCAAAGACGTTCACATCAAAGAGAGTGCAAGGTGGGAGAAGTTAGCAAAGATGACCAAGAACTTCACAAGCGTTTCCTGTGCTGCACTGAGACAAAGGAAGAGCGGTCATTGCGAGACAATTTGAAGAAGTTCTTGGACTGGACAATATCTCCACAGGCAGTTGCGAGAGTAAAGCGAATGACTAAACACAATGGTTTCAAGCAACGCACAAATGTCTACAAGTATCGAAGAAAGGACAGAAGTTGCCAAAAGTAG